The genomic region CCGTGACCGATGTCGGAGGGTCGGTGCTCATCGTCAGCCAGTTCACTCTCTGCGCCGACGTCAGAAAGGGTCGGAGGCCGTCGTTCACCGATGCTGCTCCCGCCGACGCAGCGGCGTCTCTCGTAGATGTGGTGGCGAACTCCGTGACGACTCGCGGCGTTCCTGTTGCCTCAGGGGCATTCGGTGAGAGGATGCTCGTCTCACTCGTGAATCAGGGACCGGTCACCCTCGTCGTCGACGTGAGAGGCGGGAAGGTCCTGTGATCTCAATCCTGCAAGGCCGCTCGTTGCAGTAGATCCTCATAGACGGAGAGATGATCGGCCGTGATGATCGGGATCTCTCTCAACCGTGTCACTTCGAACCCGGGATTGGACAGCACCGCGCCGTCCGGGAGAACGACCGTTGGACTTCCGCCGACGGGGACTCCCTTGCCCTCTTCGATGTCGGCGGCGATGTCGGCCCGGAACCTTCCGTTGTCGAGAGCCGAGGACAGGGCATCGTCGTCCAGCCCTTCGGTTTGTGCCACGGCAAGGAGTTCACTGCGAATTCCGAGATTTCGCGAGTGCAGAAAGAAGGCGCGTCGGATCGCGAGGTCGAAGTGCTCGCCGATGTCCTGCCCGTACGAATAGCCCCACTTCTGAGCCTCCGAGGCCAGTACGGACGAGACGGGCAGCGGGCCTTCATAGAGCGTGAATGCGCTCGGCTCGTGCTGGGCAAGAGCGACGATTTCGGCACGTCTCCGGCTCGCGGCAGGTGGCCGATGTGTGATGTCGAGCGGCCACGCCCGAAAGTCGAACGAAACGGAATCCGCACCGAGTTGGTCCCGCATCCTCCTCAGGCGGAGACTGGTTACGTATCCCCAGGGGCAGAGCATGTCGCTCCATATCGTGATCACTGCCATTCGAGTACTCCTTTCGGTATCAAACCTACCGCGGACCGGCGCCAACAGTGTCCAAGCCTCGAAGGAATGCCCGTCCCGGCGGACAGAAAGCGAGGAAATCGCACCATTGGCACTGCGGCGACGGGGTCTCGACGAACTCCTCTTCGAGGATCGCTCCGGTGAGGGACTCCAGATGCTCGTGCGCCTCACCGAGCCAGGTCTCGTCGACGCGCTCGGTCACGACGTCGAGCCCGTCACCGAGGTAGACGAAGGCGACCTCGATGGTCCGTGGCGGATCTGTCGCCAGGTTCGCCTCGCGGGCCGCGATCGCGTACACCTCGAGCTGCACCTTCACGGCGGGGTTCGCCGAGCGCCTGCCCGTCTTGAAGTCGACGATCTCCCAACTGCCGGGGGATCGCTCATAGATCGCGTCGATGCGTCCTTTCACGTTGACGGTGGGAGACAGCACGAGTTCGAAGGCGACTTCGACGAATTGCGGACGCTGCGCCGCGAAGCGAGAAGAGAGATACGCGGCAAAGGGATCGCCCCTTGGCGGCCGGTCGGTGGTGACCAGATCGTATCCTTCCGCATCCGTGAGCGGCACGGTGCCGAGGTTGTGCAATTCGATGCGCCGATGTATCTCGATGCCGCGCCGGGCGGCGTGAGAGGGGCGTCTGGGAAGCGGATCGACCGCCGTCCAAAAGTAGCGCTTCGGGCAGGTCGCATAGGTGACCAGGTTGGTGACGGAGACCTTGAGTTTCGGCTGCCGGGGGATGAGTCGCGGATTCTTCGGGAGTTCGTCCATGACGAGCCGTAGCCTGCGTTGCTGCACCGCGAACCCCTCGGCATCCTGGGAGAGCCTCTCGAGCCATCCGGGATCGGCGGCGGCGTTCTCGAAGGCTGCTTCCCATCCCTCCGAGAACAGGGGATCGGGCGTCGGGACGCGCTGGCCGGTTCGCAGCGCCTCGGGCGGCTCTCCGGGATCCCCGACAGGAGGCTCGACGGTGACGCCATCGAGCCTCGCGACCGCGTCGAAGAGAGCGCTGGGTTTCTTGGCCCGACCGGTCGTGTACCAGTAGGCGCCGGTGAGTACGAGGTGGTGTTTGGCGCGAGTGACCGCCACGTAGGCGGCGCGCCACTCCTGGGCGTCGTGGCGCGAACGCAGCGCTGCCTCGCTGGTGTCGTCGCCCACGTGATCGATGCGCAAAGAGGCAGGCAGCGACCTCGGATAGCGCTGTGGATCGTCGAGACCTCCATGCGCGGACGATGGAAACGTGCCGCTACAGACCGCAGGAATGAACACCGCGGACCACTCGAGTCCCTTGGCCCGATGCACCGTCAGCAGGGAGACGGCGTCCTCACCGCTGAGCGTCGCCGTGTCGAGCTCCTCGGACGCTGCATCCTGCCGTAGGAGATCGAGGTAATCGAGGAACGCGTCGAGCGAGGGGCGGCCCTCGAGCGGACTCCACTCTTCGGCGAGGTCGAGG from bacterium BMS3Abin02 harbors:
- the dtd gene encoding D-tyrosyl-tRNA(Tyr) deacylase, translating into MRAVIQRVREAEVTVDGNPVGTIGVGLLVLVCVARGDESRDAEALADKVVGLRIFCDDDGKMNRSVTDVGGSVLIVSQFTLCADVRKGRRPSFTDAAPADAAASLVDVVANSVTTRGVPVASGAFGERMLVSLVNQGPVTLVVDVRGGKVL
- a CDS encoding DSBA-like thioredoxin domain protein; protein product: MAVITIWSDMLCPWGYVTSLRLRRMRDQLGADSVSFDFRAWPLDITHRPPAASRRRAEIVALAQHEPSAFTLYEGPLPVSSVLASEAQKWGYSYGQDIGEHFDLAIRRAFFLHSRNLGIRSELLAVAQTEGLDDDALSSALDNGRFRADIAADIEEGKGVPVGGSPTVVLPDGAVLSNPGFEVTRLREIPIITADHLSVYEDLLQRAALQD